The Ooceraea biroi isolate clonal line C1 chromosome 3, Obir_v5.4, whole genome shotgun sequence genome contains the following window.
GCAGCGGGCAGAGACAGGTCCATCATCGACACGCTCTTTTTGCAACGGGGAGTACCGATAGCCAAGAAACCGGACGGGCATCTATCGGAGCAGTTCTTGGAAATCGATATTGGAGTCCCGCGACCGGCCTGATTGATCACCGACAGCCCGGCCGGCAGTCTGTACGGCCTCTTGGATACGCGATGATCGGCGCATCTGTACGGACTCGGTCGCGGATGGCATCTTACGGGCACCGGGGCGCACGGCAATCTACGTTGCACGCATCGGGGCAGCTTGGTCTCCACCCTGGTGACGGCCGTGGGTCGCGAACCCGGGGTCTGTTTCGACAGGGTAGCTGTTTCTGGCATGTCGCTTCGCTCGCAGCTCGCACTGATAAGACTGTTCTCGATTGCGATCGGGATTGTTTGCGTGCGCTTTTCGTCATGGGGACGGTGCGCGGATCCGTCCGAACAGATGACTGCaccgatatatcgatatatcctcccatacagcacgaaaacatttcagaaatatttcagaagtatttcatctgacagatgaaagcatctcataaacattgcaaaatgtttctgcaacagttatgagacaactccggaatagcaaaatgtccgcgacacttgcattcaaaaccttatagaaaggttgctgaaaggtatagatcaatctgcaacctttctgaaatattgccgaaagagtATTAAAATagttgaaatctttttgatatattactaaaggttaattgaaataattttgaaactttcctataatgttgcacacaaattacaaagctcttattaaaatcaattgaaaatacttcagaaattatatttaaatttattatacgagtattcagaagattgcaaatactaaaaagttataataaaaattatatataaaatgtatttattatttttattgtacgtttttatttaatatttgcaatctaattaatataataaatatgatttctgaaatatgcttaatgaaaaaaatacataatatatataagatgtatatagatatacacatacatagttaaaccaagtattcaccaagtttccctttaaaaagcgtgaattgttggcacatttacaaagagccattcttatattatatattttcctttttcttcctcccaatagttgattaaaaggaaagaatgatatagatatataattctctgttcaaccaacacttatatttgaaagaaaaaaaggatacgtgaagataatgcatttttttgtcaactggttagcttcactaaagatcgaatacttggtctaggtatatatatatataattttactttttacaatattcacattttttcaaatttattgcatgtggtaggttttagaaacatttctgttgcaacattccatatgacatattgcggaatcctttcagaaatgttgcatatgaaatgtgaaatcttgaaatgattttaaaaccttcctgaaagctttctgtattaatcggtgctgtatgggctGTGtgcaaatgcattttatttctcactCGAATGCTGCAGAACTGAACGCTCGCATTTTGCAACAATTTGTACCTCGAATACGTGATGTATTCTTGCAGGAGCAGGAGAGGCGCAACGGGATCTGAAAAAGACGCCGCCGGTGAGAAGTCCGGAGCTTCTCtcacatgtataataaaagcaACGGAATCGTTAATGCATCCTACGTCGCCAGCAACGTCGGCCTCGGCTACGTCGTGCGCGTGCGAGGCGTTTTTCATACGCCCGCCCGTTCTGCGCTCCCCACCGCCTTCGATGCGCCGCTTGGTCGGTCGGTCAGTCAGTCCGAGTCGGGTGGGTTAGTTGCTGCTGTCCGTCTGGCTGGTCGTCTGTCTTTGCGTCACGCTCGTGAGCCAAGTGCACAGCGCAGTAACACGCGCGGGCAGACGCACGGGACAGCGGTCGCACGGAGCGAGAGGTTGCATGTAATTACGCGTAACGAAACGCCTCCGGCTATTATTTCCTACTTGCCGCCGCGTACCGCGTCGCGAGGGAAAAACGTACTTTTCCTGTTCGCCCGTTTGCTCGCCGCGTCGCAGGGAAAAGAACCTCGTGTGGCAGGGCCACTCTCTCCTCGCCGCCGTGATTCGCTGGCACGAACAACGCGcccgcgtacgcgcgcgagagcatGCAGCGTTAATTCCCAAAGCATCCCAGCATGTAACTTCCGCAGCAGGcaagtctttctctcttattatcttttttagtattttccttttttttcaatcCGTGTCGGTCTCTgcctctccttctttctttgtATCTCTCCTCCTCCCGTCGCATTGTCCTACGATAGTTTAATTATAGATACGCGGCCTGTACGGGCCTAGGCTCTCCCAAAATAATGATTGGATCAGCGTTGCACCCCTCCTCGCGTTCCTCTTTCCCCCGGGACACTTGCGTGCAGTGTTTTTGGATGTGCCCCGCGCGTACGAACAGCTGTCGTTCCCAAGTCCGGAGATTGTATGTGAAAATTGTGTTTGTCTTATGAGTTTCTTTCCTGATTTCCGATTCAGTGTACTCCAAAATTTTATAAGCAAACTACCGATCATGGCAATCTAATGTATTACATAAATCCTCGTTATCTATTTGAGCATTAAATGTACATTAGGCTAAGCCAAAGTACTTATGAAGGGATTTTGAGAATGAGTCTTTGTTTCACGGTCtttgtttaaattttctttaaaattgttCTGACAACATAAGaccgtttaattaaaattatagaatcttagaattttatattattccataagtaatcaattaataactATACTTTCAGATGGACACAACTCGATACATTAAACATCAGTAGTCATGGAACAATACAATGGTATGAGTGatggaaatattaatataagtgATATCAGTGAGTATTGAGTGTACGTTTAAATGCCTTTAGGATGCTATACAGATGTTGTCTAATTGCTCCGTGCATTACTTCCAGTCGAAGTTATTCAGACCACAGATCCTGGTTCTATGGCTACCATAGCAATGGACGGCGAGCACGTCACACCACACGTAGAAATCTTGGAGCAACCCGCCAGCAAAGCACTACGATTCCGATACGAGTGTGAAGGCAGGTCGGCCGGCAGCATACCTGGAGTCAACAGTACTGCCGAGAATAAAAGCTTCCCCAGTATAAGGGTGAGTTGCGCTCGCTCAGCGACTCATTTCAGTGTACTTGtattcttgttttttattgctCCTGCAGATCATAGGCTACAAAGGTCGTGCTATGGTGGTTGTGTCCTGCGTCACGAAGGATTTGCCGTACAGACCTCACCCTCACAATCTTGTTGGCAAAGAGGTATGCAAGCAGGGTGTTTGTACGGTCGAAGTTCCCGTGGGAAACATGGTGGTTTCATTCTCAAACTTGGGCATCCAGTGCGTGAAGAAAAAGGACATCGAGGATGCCCTCCGAGTGCGTCAGGAGTTACGAGTGGATCCGTTTCGTAGTACGTGACTTAATTAGTCTTGTCGATTCATCGGCAATCCACTTACGTCGACTGTCGACTAAAGTCTCAATTGTTACAGCTGGCTTCGAGCATAAGAAACACCCGACCAACATAGATCTCAACGCAGTGAGGTTATGTTTCCAAGTCTTCTTGGAGGGTTCGCAAAAAGGCAAATTTAACAAGCCGCTGGCGCCTATCGTGTCCGATCCTATCTACGATAAAAGTACGTGCTATCGTGTAGCACTTTAAGACCTTATCACGCGTCATCTCGAGCATAAAATTTCTGCTAACGATACGTGTGTTTTGCAGAGGCAATGTCGGATCTTGTGATCTGTAAATTGAGTCACTGTAGTGCGTCGGTCGCCGGTGGCATGGATATGATTCTGTTGTGCGAGAAGGTCGCCAAGGAAGATATACAAGTGAGATTTTTTGAAGAACGGGACGGACAGCTGTACTGGGAAGGGTACGGTGACTTTCAGCCGACTCATGTACATAAACAGGTAAGCTAATAAATCACCGATCGACCGTAATAGTTTGCAACATTCGGAAATTGGAATTTCTTTATACATGTTGCGAcactattaatttttgtagacGGCGATTGCGTTCAGGACGCCCAGCTATCGCACACAGCAAGTGGAGCAGCCGATGCAAGTGTATATTCAACTGAAAAGGCCATCGGACGGTGCTACGAGCGAACCGCTACCATTTCAAATGTTACCACTAGGCACAGGTAGGCCTGCTTTCTGGTCGTTACGGAGAGCATTTGCCAGGAAGAAGGCAGATTACAGTACCTTCAGCAAAATCTTGTCCGCGGATACTCACCTTTCGAATGCAACCAAATTGTCTCGTAACATCGACGAGTTCAATAACAACGATCTCGACGCGAAGAGACCGAACAATAAGATCTCTGCATTACGTGCTTTGAACGACTTGTACAATGTAAAGAATCAAATGGACTTGTGTAACGGCGATTTAAAGGCGATAATAAATTCAACGCAGAATATGGGCTCGATCGCGAAAAGTACGATTTTAGATTACGAGAATAACGAAGTAACGGTCCCTTCTGACGGTAACGTGGAAAGTAATAGagaaattaacaaattgtACACGCTTGGCAATAATAATCTAGAGAATGATACATTTACTACCGGTTACGAGGAAGGAACTGTCGAGGCGAATCCTCGTATTATAAAATCAGACGTACAGAATGACAGTATATCGCAAAATACCGATAGCCCGAGGAACAAGTCCGATTGGTTCGATTACTCGGAAATAGGCAAGTGGGTGCAAAAGGGGCAAGCGTGCCTCAAGGAAAGAACTAACGAGGCAGAGCTCAAAAGCGAGATAGAGGGCGGCAATAAATCATTCAATGAATTCTTGACGCAAGTGGCCGAGCTGGATCAAATTTATGCCGATACGCATAACAAATTGATACAAGCTGCCGCAGAGACGAGCATGAATCCACAACCGATGGACGTTGACGTCTGCGACAATCAGACTTACACCAGCCTACAAATGGCCATGAAAAATCCGATCGAGTTGTTTGACATTACCGATGACAGGAAGTACGAGGACGTAGCCGTTCCGAAGCAGGACACGGAGATGCCAGTGGTATCCCCAACAGTAGCGGCTAAGAGGGACGTAACGCGCGAAGCGGAAGAAAGATTACCACCCCTGCCTCCGAAGCGAATACGTAAAATGCCGTCGATGCCTCTTTTACCGCATCCAATATCCGCTCAAACGCTCACTGACGCCTCCTCCGAGGCGCCGAATAAGAATCTGCCGTCCTTACCCGGTGTTTCGCCGAAACACGCGAAGCAGGGTCttttctcgaaattatttGCTAAAAGGAATAGGAAAGACAAGTACTCGGAACTAAATCTGAATAAAGATAGCAATTCCTCGTTGAATATCTCGTATTCGTTGAAGAACGCTGTGCAAGACGACGCACAGTTGCAACTTCCACGTCCCAGTGTGACGAGCGTTACGAGCGTTAAGTCTCTTAAGTTAGATGGCGATGAAACGCCTCCATATGGAGTCGATTTAACTGAAGCCGAGCACTACGCTCTGTACACCACTATGGCACCGCACGCGACTGCCTCAGAATTTGATGAATTGTCTTTTTATTACAGTTTGGTCGAGGgtggaaaaatattaacgGAAGGAAAAGGAACCTAAATTACCTATTTAATgatcttttgtttttataactGCCAACAGTTGAGAATGACTCAATATTTGTACATGGAAGAATTTTGTTTGACATTGTCTAGTGATCTCGaaaatacgagaaatattGTGCATTGTAGCTAACTCTTTCCTATCTTTTCTTGTTGCAACAAATTTGCAAACTTGTGATTTATACGTTTAACGGTACATTTCACGTACTGATTCGTATCGTTAAGCCAAAAATTTTTGCGGGTgtattcctgaaaatttttcCAGAAGAAATCAAGAATTGTTTCTTGAACAACGTTACCACGTAGAATTAATAGATTCTTGCTATGATATTATCGACGCA
Protein-coding sequences here:
- the LOC113561388 gene encoding embryonic polarity protein dorsal-like, giving the protein MEQYNGMSDGNINISDIIEVIQTTDPGSMATIAMDGEHVTPHVEILEQPASKALRFRYECEGRSAGSIPGVNSTAENKSFPSIRIIGYKGRAMVVVSCVTKDLPYRPHPHNLVGKEVCKQGVCTVEVPVGNMVVSFSNLGIQCVKKKDIEDALRVRQELRVDPFRTGFEHKKHPTNIDLNAVRLCFQVFLEGSQKGKFNKPLAPIVSDPIYDKKAMSDLVICKLSHCSASVAGGMDMILLCEKVAKEDIQVRFFEERDGQLYWEGYGDFQPTHVHKQTAIAFRTPSYRTQQVEQPMQVYIQLKRPSDGATSEPLPFQMLPLGTGRPAFWSLRRAFARKKADYSTFSKILSADTHLSNATKLSRNIDEFNNNDLDAKRPNNKISALRALNDLYNVKNQMDLCNGDLKAIINSTQNMGSIAKSTILDYENNEVTVPSDGNVESNREINKLYTLGNNNLENDTFTTGYEEGTVEANPRIIKSDVQNDSISQNTDSPRNKSDWFDYSEIGKWVQKGQACLKERTNEAELKSEIEGGNKSFNEFLTQVAELDQIYADTHNKLIQAAAETSMNPQPMDVDVCDNQTYTSLQMAMKNPIELFDITDDRKYEDVAVPKQDTEMPVVSPTVAAKRDVTREAEERLPPLPPKRIRKMPSMPLLPHPISAQTLTDASSEAPNKNLPSLPGVSPKHAKQGLFSKLFAKRNRKDKYSELNLNKDSNSSLNISYSLKNAVQDDAQLQLPRPSVTSVTSVKSLKLDGDETPPYGVDLTEAEHYALYTTMAPHATASEFDELSFYYSLVEGGKILTEGKGT